The following proteins are co-located in the Pseudoalteromonas sp. N1230-9 genome:
- a CDS encoding exonuclease III: MKKQLVMLSLACISFGSLASNPQYFSADNRIESKLCSLSANEGFTAARKEATKHGIAMSRFSKSIECNGVDIRDIAKKAQSQKAASKVSVEVFAKNQQKETQLCITALKQGLTPVREKIGNLNTLKCNGEAVTDFVKRYQNAAI, encoded by the coding sequence ATGAAAAAACAATTAGTGATGCTTTCTCTTGCATGTATCTCATTTGGCTCATTGGCAAGCAATCCACAGTATTTCTCAGCTGATAATCGTATTGAATCGAAGTTATGCAGTCTGAGTGCGAACGAAGGGTTTACCGCTGCACGTAAAGAAGCGACAAAGCATGGTATTGCGATGTCGCGCTTTTCTAAAAGTATTGAGTGTAATGGTGTCGACATTCGTGACATTGCTAAAAAAGCACAATCACAAAAGGCGGCTTCTAAAGTGTCAGTTGAAGTGTTTGCTAAGAATCAGCAAAAAGAAACTCAGCTTTGTATTACAGCACTTAAACAAGGTTTAACACCTGTACGTGAAAAGATTGGTAACTTAAATACCTTAAAATGTAATGGCGAAGCAGTAACAGATTTCGTTAAGCGTTACCAAAACGCAGCTATCTAA
- the rluB gene encoding 23S rRNA pseudouridine(2605) synthase RluB — protein MSNVETEKLQKVLARAGVGSRREMEKYIDANRVSVNGKVARLGDRVEATDVIRVDGHVVKVEDKADRICRVLMYNKPEGELCTRKDPEGRRTVFDRLPKVDGERWIAVGRLDINTAGLMLFTNDGELANRLMHPSYEVEREYSARVFGEVTNETLRNLTKGVELDDGPAKFLNIKPLGGEGINRWFNVTLTEGRNREVRRLWQSQDVEVSRLIRIRYGKLELDKRLPQGGWAELDLDTVNYLRKTVQLGRETQTKLSVIPEKRKEKRAKINQIRKAVKKHNQRVKQPKRR, from the coding sequence ATGAGTAATGTAGAAACTGAAAAGTTACAAAAAGTATTGGCCCGTGCAGGCGTGGGCTCACGTCGTGAGATGGAAAAATACATCGATGCAAATCGAGTAAGTGTCAATGGCAAAGTGGCCCGTTTGGGAGATCGTGTTGAAGCAACTGATGTCATTCGTGTTGACGGACACGTAGTAAAAGTTGAAGATAAAGCTGATCGGATTTGTCGTGTGCTTATGTATAACAAGCCTGAAGGCGAGTTATGTACTCGTAAAGATCCTGAAGGTCGCCGTACTGTGTTCGATCGTCTTCCTAAAGTAGACGGTGAGCGTTGGATTGCAGTAGGTCGACTGGATATTAATACCGCTGGATTAATGCTGTTTACCAATGATGGTGAGCTTGCTAATCGCCTTATGCATCCAAGCTATGAAGTTGAGCGAGAATATTCTGCACGGGTATTTGGTGAAGTAACAAATGAGACTTTACGTAACTTAACCAAAGGCGTTGAACTGGATGATGGACCTGCAAAATTTTTAAATATTAAACCACTAGGTGGTGAAGGAATAAATCGTTGGTTCAATGTGACCTTAACCGAGGGACGTAACCGCGAAGTTCGCCGTTTGTGGCAATCACAAGATGTGGAAGTATCTCGTCTTATTCGTATTCGTTACGGTAAGTTAGAGCTTGATAAACGCTTGCCTCAAGGTGGTTGGGCAGAGCTTGATCTGGATACAGTTAACTATTTACGTAAAACAGTTCAATTGGGTCGTGAAACGCAAACAAAGTTATCAGTTATACCTGAAAAGCGTAAAGAAAAACGAGCCAAGATAAACCAAATACGTAAAGCGGTTAAAAAGCATAATCAACGCGTTAAGCAGCCTAAGCGTCGTTAA
- a CDS encoding EF-hand domain-containing protein, whose product MNKLTLASTILAALSLSACSASNSLAKIDSDFGSLDNDNDGYISKTEADDDAIWAHFSNIDTNMDEQISPTEFNAYMQLNTGKVAEDSEVSESAFKAEIAKFDPIENDFKSLDNDKNGYISIEEADDDDIANHFGYMDSDKDKRVSRNEFINYITEHGSDVAEDDALDMVKKSS is encoded by the coding sequence ATGAACAAGTTAACTTTAGCATCAACAATTTTAGCAGCTCTAAGTCTATCAGCATGCTCTGCAAGCAACTCTTTAGCAAAAATAGACAGCGATTTTGGCAGTTTAGATAATGATAACGATGGTTACATTTCTAAAACAGAGGCCGATGATGATGCAATTTGGGCGCATTTTTCAAATATCGATACCAACATGGATGAACAAATCAGTCCAACTGAGTTTAATGCTTATATGCAGCTTAATACCGGTAAGGTTGCTGAGGATAGTGAGGTTTCTGAGTCGGCGTTTAAAGCTGAAATCGCTAAATTTGACCCGATCGAAAATGATTTTAAATCGTTAGATAACGATAAAAATGGTTATATTTCGATTGAAGAAGCCGACGATGACGATATTGCCAACCATTTTGGTTACATGGACAGTGATAAAGATAAGCGCGTAAGCCGTAATGAATTCATCAACTACATCACTGAGCATGGTAGTGACGTTGCTGAGGATGACGCATTAGACATGGTTAAAAAGAGCTCGTAA
- a CDS encoding YciK family oxidoreductase — MHNYKAAENALKDKVILITGAGDGIGRVAALTYAKHGATIILLGKTTSKLEAVYDEIVNAGDPQPAIVPMDLKGATKQNYRDLAATIEQKFGKLDGLVNNAGILGSLGPLEHFCVSTFENIMKVNVTAQALITKYMFPILRKSPSASVIFTSSGVGRQGREFWGAYAISKFAVEGMMQTWACEVEKTNIRINCINPGATRTSMRASAYPGEDKDKLATPEDLMPTYLYLMSDDSKDINGQSLDAQQK; from the coding sequence ATGCACAATTACAAAGCCGCAGAAAACGCGCTAAAAGACAAAGTTATTTTAATTACTGGTGCTGGTGATGGCATTGGTCGCGTAGCAGCCTTAACCTATGCAAAACATGGTGCTACGATCATTTTACTTGGTAAAACAACCAGCAAACTAGAAGCTGTTTACGATGAAATAGTTAATGCAGGCGACCCTCAGCCAGCGATTGTTCCTATGGATCTTAAAGGTGCAACGAAACAAAACTATCGTGACCTTGCTGCGACAATCGAACAGAAATTCGGCAAACTTGATGGCTTAGTAAACAATGCAGGTATTTTAGGTTCGCTTGGCCCGCTTGAGCACTTCTGTGTGTCAACATTTGAAAACATCATGAAGGTTAATGTTACTGCACAGGCACTTATCACTAAGTACATGTTCCCTATTTTAAGAAAATCGCCTAGCGCATCGGTTATTTTTACCTCCTCAGGTGTAGGTCGCCAAGGTCGCGAGTTTTGGGGTGCGTATGCTATTTCAAAGTTTGCAGTAGAAGGCATGATGCAGACGTGGGCTTGTGAAGTAGAAAAAACAAACATTCGCATTAACTGCATCAACCCAGGTGCAACACGTACATCTATGCGTGCATCAGCCTATCCAGGAGAGGATAAAGATAAGTTAGCAACCCCTGAGGATCTTATGCCTACCTACCTTTACCTAATGAGTGATGATTCAAAAGATATCAATGGTCAATCTTTAGATGCGCAACAAAAATAA
- the scpB gene encoding SMC-Scp complex subunit ScpB: MATKRISDEQLVEIIEAAIFVAGKPLSKRHLKETVLADLSVSMPRINNAIEDIQIHYQTRGIKLVEVGSGYRFQACASLAPWLANLWQERAPKYSRALLETLSLIAYRQPITRGEIEQVRGVTVGSGIIKTLLEREWIRVVGHKEVPGRPALYATTSAFLDYFSLAGLDELPPLPELQESKINQLLSDPSVRELSE; this comes from the coding sequence ATGGCCACAAAACGTATTAGTGATGAACAGTTAGTCGAAATCATAGAAGCCGCGATTTTTGTAGCAGGTAAACCTTTATCTAAACGTCATTTGAAAGAGACAGTATTGGCTGATTTAAGCGTTTCTATGCCGCGCATTAATAATGCAATTGAAGATATTCAAATCCATTATCAAACACGCGGCATAAAATTAGTTGAAGTTGGCAGTGGTTATCGATTTCAAGCCTGCGCAAGCTTAGCTCCGTGGCTTGCAAATCTTTGGCAAGAGCGCGCACCTAAATACTCAAGAGCACTATTAGAAACATTATCCCTTATTGCCTACAGACAGCCCATTACGCGTGGTGAAATTGAACAAGTACGAGGTGTTACTGTTGGCTCAGGGATTATTAAAACCTTATTAGAAAGAGAGTGGATAAGGGTTGTAGGCCACAAAGAAGTGCCAGGACGTCCGGCTTTGTATGCTACAACATCCGCTTTCTTAGACTATTTTTCATTAGCTGGTTTAGATGAATTACCACCGTTACCTGAACTACAGGAAAGTAAAATTAACCAGCTTTTGAGCGATCCTTCTGTGAGAGAACTATCTGAATGA